In a single window of the Mus musculus strain C57BL/6J chromosome 6, GRCm38.p6 C57BL/6J genome:
- the Pianp gene encoding PILR alpha-associated neural protein isoform X1 — protein MLEVGQGASLGSFPRKVCRETLASGKQKHGGKGQKSGSQLRKISDPECRMWSAQLLSQLLPLWPLLLLSVLPPAQGSSHRSPPAPARPPCVRGGPSAPRHVCVWERAPPPSRSPRVPRSRRQVVPGTAPPATPSGFEEGPPSSQYPWAIVWGPTVSREDGGDPNSVNPGFLPLDYGFAAPHGLATPHPNSDSMRDDGDGLILGETPATLRPFLFGGRGEGVDPQLYVTITISIIIVLVATGIIFKFCWDRSQKRRRPSGQQGALRQEESQQPLTDLSPAGVTVLGAFGDSPTPTPDHEEPRGGPRPGMPQPKGAPAFQLNRIPLVNL, from the exons ATGTTGGAGGTGGGGCAGGGGGCTAGTTTAGGGAGTTTTCCCCGAAAAGTATGCCGGGAAACACTGGCTTCTGGGAAGCAGAAGCATGGCGG TAAAGGCCAAAAATCTGGGTCACAGCTGAGGAAGATCTCAGATCCAGAGTGCAGAATGTG GTCTGCTCAACTGCTGTCCCAACTCCTCCCTCTCTGGCCACTGCTGTTGCTGTCCGTATTACCACCTGCTCAGGGCTCCTCCCATCGATCCCCACCAGCCCCAGCCCGCCCCCCCTGCGTCCGGGGTGGGCCCTCAGCCCCTCgccatgtgtgtgtttgggagcgGGCGCCTCCGCCAAGCCGATCCCCACGGGTCCCAAGATCACGTCGGCAGGTTGTGCCAGGCACTGCCCCTCCTGCTACCCCATCAGGCTTTGAAGAGGGGCCTCCCTCATCTCAGTACCCTTGGGCTATAGTGTGGGGTCCCACAGTATCTCGGGAGGATGGAGGGGACCCCAACTCGGTCAATCCTGGATTTCTGCCTCTGGACTATGGTTTTGCAGCCCCACATGGGCTGGCTACTCCGCACCCTAACTCAGACTCCATGCGGGATGACGGAGACGGGCTCATCCTTGGGGAAACACCTGCTACCTTGAGGCCCTTCCTGTTTGGAGGGCGTGGAGAAG GTGTGGACCCTCAGCTTTATGTCACGATCACCATATCCATCATCATCGTTCTTGTGGCTACCGGCATCATCTTCAAGTTCTG CTGGGACCGTAGCCAGAAGCGGCGCAGGCCCTCAGGGCAGCAAGGtgccctgaggcaggaggagagtcAGCAACCACTGACAGACCTGTCTCCTGCTGGAGTCACTGTGCTGGGGGCTTTTGGGGACTCgcctacccccacccctgaccATGAGGAACCCCGAGGGGGACCCCGGCCTGGGATGCCCCAGCCTAAGGGGGCTCCAGCCTTCCAGTTGAACCG gATTCCCCTGGTGAATCTGTGA
- the Pianp gene encoding PILR alpha-associated neural protein isoform X2 has product MWSAQLLSQLLPLWPLLLLSVLPPAQGSSHRSPPAPARPPCVRGGPSAPRHVCVWERAPPPSRSPRVPRSRRQVVPGTAPPATPSGFEEGPPSSQYPWAIVWGPTVSREDGGDPNSVNPGFLPLDYGFAAPHGLATPHPNSDSMRDDGDGLILGETPATLRPFLFGGRGEGVDPQLYVTITISIIIVLVATGIIFKFCWDRSQKRRRPSGQQGALRQEESQQPLTDLSPAGVTVLGAFGDSPTPTPDHEEPRGGPRPGMPQPKGAPAFQLNRIPLVNL; this is encoded by the exons ATGTG GTCTGCTCAACTGCTGTCCCAACTCCTCCCTCTCTGGCCACTGCTGTTGCTGTCCGTATTACCACCTGCTCAGGGCTCCTCCCATCGATCCCCACCAGCCCCAGCCCGCCCCCCCTGCGTCCGGGGTGGGCCCTCAGCCCCTCgccatgtgtgtgtttgggagcgGGCGCCTCCGCCAAGCCGATCCCCACGGGTCCCAAGATCACGTCGGCAGGTTGTGCCAGGCACTGCCCCTCCTGCTACCCCATCAGGCTTTGAAGAGGGGCCTCCCTCATCTCAGTACCCTTGGGCTATAGTGTGGGGTCCCACAGTATCTCGGGAGGATGGAGGGGACCCCAACTCGGTCAATCCTGGATTTCTGCCTCTGGACTATGGTTTTGCAGCCCCACATGGGCTGGCTACTCCGCACCCTAACTCAGACTCCATGCGGGATGACGGAGACGGGCTCATCCTTGGGGAAACACCTGCTACCTTGAGGCCCTTCCTGTTTGGAGGGCGTGGAGAAG GTGTGGACCCTCAGCTTTATGTCACGATCACCATATCCATCATCATCGTTCTTGTGGCTACCGGCATCATCTTCAAGTTCTG CTGGGACCGTAGCCAGAAGCGGCGCAGGCCCTCAGGGCAGCAAGGtgccctgaggcaggaggagagtcAGCAACCACTGACAGACCTGTCTCCTGCTGGAGTCACTGTGCTGGGGGCTTTTGGGGACTCgcctacccccacccctgaccATGAGGAACCCCGAGGGGGACCCCGGCCTGGGATGCCCCAGCCTAAGGGGGCTCCAGCCTTCCAGTTGAACCG gATTCCCCTGGTGAATCTGTGA